The nucleotide sequence CTGCACGAGCATCCTCTCATTCCACGTTTACCTCGTGTGACATAATCATCCTGAGTTCAGTCTTCaagtctctctgtctttctcccaTCTCAGGTACCTGAACCTCCAGGAGAACCGCATCAATGTGATCCACGACCAGGCCTTCCAGGACCTGGTGCGGCTCGAGAACTTCTACCTCAATGACAACCTTCTGTCTGATCTGCCCCGGCACGCCTTCAAGGGTCTCACACGCCTCAAGATGCTCAACCTCGGGGGGAACCAGTTGATCAATGTGTCTAAGACCTGGTTCAGTGACCTGGTGGAGCTGGAGGTCCTGTACCTAGACAGGAACCAGGTGATGTTCATCGAGGAGGGCACTTTTGAGAACCTGACCAGCCTGATCACGCTGCACCTGAACAGCAACAACCTCACCACGCTCCCGTTCCCGGTGTTCCAGCCCATCTACTTCCTGGGTCGCCTGTACCTGTTCAGGAACCCCTGGGAGTGCGACTGCTCCCTGGTGTGGCTGAAGGAGTGGATGGAGAGCTACAAGCTGGTGCGGGACATCCCCTGTTCTTCGCCTTCCTCGGTCGCGGGGATGGATCTCAGCGAGGTGGTCTTCGCCAAAATAAACGGCACCTGCGTGGACCCCGCAGAGCTGAACCTGACCACGGTGTCCTCAGAGATCGTCTCCACCACTGAGAACCGCTTCATCAGCCTCATTTCCAAACTGCTGCAGCAGGAGCTCAAAGAGGAGATGGGGAACAGCACTGAGAGCCTCCGCAACGGGACTCTGCTGGATCCTGAGGACGGACAGCTCTCTGCAGGGGTCGGAGGTCAACACGAGCAGGGGTGCAGATCCTTCGTCTGCTTCCTCGGGGTGTGGCTGATCTTTAATTTGATCGACCAATCGAATGTTTACTTCTGTCTTTCTTGCACATGAGAACTGAGGAAGGAGAGTGTTTCCTGAACGAGGGGAACGATGAGGAGTAGCTTTTCAAATTGCCGAGGAGATACAAGATGAAGTCCGAGGAATCCTCTTCTCCTCGTGCCAAATGTAGGATTTTCagaatgtcttcttcttcttctctggtggcGTGCAACCTGGATATTTGCAGCTCCTGTTGTGAGAAAGACTGACGCTGACACGGCTGCTCATGAACAATAATCCCTGATATTTCTAGGTGAAGTACTTGCATAAGAGAAACCAACATGTCCGCCCCGTCCTGATGCAGACGCCATGTTAACGCTGCGGGGGTTGATTCAAACTGTGGATTCCTGtcattaaagtgtgtgtgtgaacctcCACCTCTTGTTGCATAGCACTCACTTTGAATTAatattatgtaatattcatgcgttatgtttattttgtatttcattcaCATGGATGTGTAACATGAAGAGAGATGGCTGGTGATCTCTCAGACAGATgtcctctctgctcttcatTCAGCTCTAAGTGTACGTCCTGCAGCTTTTCCATAAATGCGTTCATTAATCTTC is from Notolabrus celidotus isolate fNotCel1 chromosome 10, fNotCel1.pri, whole genome shotgun sequence and encodes:
- the nyx gene encoding nyctalopin isoform X1; translated protein: MTVITFTVSVLCLLPQAVLARWACVRACPASCSCTQEKSCSVLCDRSALAELPKEFPCEASAINLDKNRLKFLSERAFGTLPSLKSLSLDHNNISFITPGAFKGLSNLVDLKMAHNEYISYLHTRTFTGLKKLVRLDLSDCNLFNIPDRIFIEQTALKELLCFQNNFRRIPGAIRGMENLTHIYLEKSKIEAVAYNSLLGLGSLRYLNLQENRINVIHDQAFQDLVRLENFYLNDNLLSDLPRHAFKGLTRLKMLNLGGNQLINVSKTWFSDLVELEVLYLDRNQVMFIEEGTFENLTSLITLHLNSNNLTTLPFPVFQPIYFLGRLYLFRNPWECDCSLVWLKEWMESYKLVRDIPCSSPSSVAGMDLSEVVFAKINGTCVDPAELNLTTVSSEIVSTTENRFISLISKLLQQELKEEMGNSTESLRNGTLLDPEDGQLSAGVGGQHEQGCRSFVCFLGVWLIFNLIDQSNVYFCLSCT
- the nyx gene encoding nyctalopin isoform X2, translated to MLMTNKEPQNFHGLSNLVDLKMAHNEYISYLHTRTFTGLKKLVRLDLSDCNLFNIPDRIFIEQTALKELLCFQNNFRRIPGAIRGMENLTHIYLEKSKIEAVAYNSLLGLGSLRYLNLQENRINVIHDQAFQDLVRLENFYLNDNLLSDLPRHAFKGLTRLKMLNLGGNQLINVSKTWFSDLVELEVLYLDRNQVMFIEEGTFENLTSLITLHLNSNNLTTLPFPVFQPIYFLGRLYLFRNPWECDCSLVWLKEWMESYKLVRDIPCSSPSSVAGMDLSEVVFAKINGTCVDPAELNLTTVSSEIVSTTENRFISLISKLLQQELKEEMGNSTESLRNGTLLDPEDGQLSAGVGGQHEQGCRSFVCFLGVWLIFNLIDQSNVYFCLSCT